One region of Erythrolamprus reginae isolate rEryReg1 chromosome 8, rEryReg1.hap1, whole genome shotgun sequence genomic DNA includes:
- the LOC139170786 gene encoding ras-like protein family member 11A-like translates to MPARATMSQPSAGFLLLPIPEGPLPECAPAKVIKLVVLGGRGVGKTALIVRFLTKRFIGDYEANTGALYSRKFTIDGEQISLQVQDTPFVSLEDENDTICCQEQINRSIYWADGFVFVYSITDYESYRVIRPLHQHVRKIHPNANIPLLLMANKGDLLRARQVSTKEGHQLANELGCPYSEVSARENCEGVHGAFQQLCQELSRIIGNCNGEKRRGLHLIRPKSPNMQELKRRLKQALSSKGKTATML, encoded by the exons ATGCCCGCCCGGGCGACCATGTCCCAACCCTCCGCCGGCTTCCTCCTGCTGCCCATCCCGGAGGGCCCGCTGCCGGAGTGCGCGCCCGCCAAAGTCATCAAGCTGGTGGTCCTCGGGGGCCGCGGCGTGGGAAAGACCG CCCTCATTGTGCGGTTCCTCACCAAGAGGTTCATTGGGGACTACGAAGCCAATACAG gCGCCTTGTACTCCAGGAAATTCACCATTGATGGAGAACAGATTTCCTTACAAGTCCAGGACACCCCATTTGTTTCCCTGGAG GACGAGAATGACACCATCTGTTGCCAGGAGCAGATCAACCGCTCCATTTATTGGGCCGACGGCTTCGTCTTTGTCTACTCCATCACGGACTACGAGAGCTACCGCGTCATCCGCCCGCTGCACCAGCACGTCCGGAAGATCCACCCCAACGCCAACATCCCTCTGCTGCTGATGGCTAACAAGGGGGACCTGCTCCGAGCCAGGCAGGTGTCCACCAAAGAAGGCCACCAACTGGCCAACGAGCTGGGCTGCCCGTACTCGGAGGTCTCCGCGCGAGAGAACTGCGAAGGGGTCCATGGGGCCTTCCAGCAGCTGTGCCAGGAGCTGAGCCGGATCATCGGGAATTGCAATGGGGAGAAACGGAGGGGCCTCCACCTCATCCGGCCCAAATCGCCCAACATGCAGGAGCTGAAAAGGAGGCTGAAGCAGGCCTTGTCGTCCAAAGGCAAAACTGCCACCATGCTCTGA